The proteins below are encoded in one region of Pacificitalea manganoxidans:
- a CDS encoding GntR family transcriptional regulator yields the protein MTQRGGETLTQSAYRRIKQDILAGRITPDAILSERALADSLGISRTPLRAALSQLEREDVIARLSNGAITVRAVPIEQVLEIAHLRRALESAAAARAAERVAERAAQAAATDTDRGAEAYAALRATADLMRPVAAGAVTCGFAEFWDLDERFHLAVARAAGLTLLPQIITEQRAIARRSTIGRRKDEFATQSAEHLAVLDAIEAGDAAAARAAMLHHFDRVHARFLASLDPTP from the coding sequence ATGACCCAGCGCGGCGGCGAAACCCTGACCCAATCCGCCTATCGCCGGATCAAGCAGGATATCTTGGCGGGACGGATCACGCCCGACGCTATCCTGTCGGAACGCGCGCTGGCGGACAGCCTCGGCATTTCCCGCACGCCGCTCCGCGCTGCCCTGTCCCAACTGGAACGTGAGGACGTCATCGCCCGCCTGTCGAACGGCGCGATCACCGTGCGCGCCGTTCCCATCGAACAGGTGCTGGAAATCGCCCATCTGCGCCGCGCGCTGGAAAGCGCCGCCGCCGCCCGCGCGGCGGAGCGGGTGGCAGAACGCGCAGCACAGGCCGCAGCGACCGACACGGACAGGGGCGCCGAAGCCTATGCCGCGCTGCGCGCTACCGCCGATCTGATGCGCCCGGTCGCGGCGGGGGCGGTGACCTGCGGCTTTGCGGAATTTTGGGATCTGGACGAACGCTTCCACCTTGCCGTGGCCCGTGCCGCCGGGCTGACGCTGCTGCCGCAAATCATCACCGAACAGCGCGCTATCGCCCGCCGCTCCACCATCGGGCGGCGCAAGGACGAGTTCGCCACGCAGAGCGCGGAACATCTGGCCGTTCTCGACGCGATCGAGGCAGGCGATGCCGCCGCCGCCCGCGCCGCGATGCTGCATCATTTCGACCGCGTGCACGCGCGTTTCCTTGCCTCGCTGGACCCGACGCCATGA
- a CDS encoding GntR family transcriptional regulator yields MSGAASLAQRAHAGLLSMIAAGELKPGDILQEAPLGQRLDMSRTPVREALKRLESEGLAHPQGRFTRLRMIPAAEVEEIFFLRLALEPGCALAAARQVAASPPARAEVTAMADRVTALHGDPAAEPTDTPWQIDVALHLLVARLAGNRATMRVVGDLHRRTSIFDHGLVPDRFAAACAQHLHILDAIAQGDAAGAEAAMRQHLSDACAAILARIAPCAPDARAEGTS; encoded by the coding sequence ATGAGCGGTGCCGCATCCCTTGCCCAGCGCGCCCATGCGGGCCTGCTGTCGATGATCGCGGCGGGGGAATTGAAACCCGGCGACATTCTGCAGGAGGCTCCTCTTGGCCAACGGCTTGACATGTCCCGCACTCCGGTGCGCGAGGCGCTCAAGCGGTTGGAGAGCGAGGGGCTCGCCCACCCGCAGGGCCGGTTTACCCGGCTCAGGATGATCCCGGCGGCGGAGGTGGAGGAGATATTCTTTCTGCGGCTGGCGCTGGAGCCGGGCTGCGCCCTCGCGGCGGCCCGGCAGGTGGCGGCAAGCCCCCCGGCCCGGGCTGAGGTCACGGCGATGGCGGACCGTGTCACCGCCCTGCACGGCGACCCTGCTGCCGAACCCACCGACACCCCATGGCAGATCGATGTCGCGCTGCATCTGCTGGTGGCGCGGCTGGCGGGCAACCGCGCCACAATGCGCGTGGTGGGCGATCTGCACCGCCGCACGTCAATCTTCGATCATGGGCTGGTGCCGGATCGCTTTGCCGCCGCCTGCGCGCAGCATCTGCATATCCTCGATGCCATCGCGCAGGGCGACGCGGCCGGGGCCGAGGCCGCGATGCGCCAGCATTTGAGCGATGCCTGCGCGGCCATTCTGGCGCGGATCGCGCCGTGCGCCCCCGACGCCCGCGCAGAGGGCACCTCATGA
- a CDS encoding VOC family protein: MQSLFHLAIHITDLDAARQFYGGVLGCTEGRSTDTWVDFDFFGHQLSLHLGKPFETTRTGKVGDHMVMMPHIGAVLRLDDWLALSDRLTQNGVEFDIPPVIRFEGEPGEQRTMFFFDPSGTPIEIKGFRDFDGLFAS; encoded by the coding sequence ATGCAATCCCTTTTCCATCTGGCCATTCACATCACCGATCTGGATGCCGCGCGGCAATTCTACGGCGGCGTGCTGGGCTGCACCGAAGGCCGCTCGACCGACACATGGGTCGATTTCGATTTCTTCGGCCACCAGCTGTCCCTGCATCTGGGCAAACCGTTCGAAACCACCCGCACCGGCAAGGTCGGCGATCACATGGTGATGATGCCGCATATCGGCGCGGTGCTGCGGCTTGACGACTGGCTCGCCCTGTCGGACCGGCTGACGCAGAATGGCGTTGAATTCGATATCCCGCCGGTGATCCGCTTCGAAGGCGAGCCGGGGGAGCAGCGCACCATGTTCTTCTTCGATCCTTCGGGCACCCCGATCGAAATCAAGGGCTTTCGCGATTTCGACGGCCTGTTCGCAAGCTGA
- a CDS encoding c-type cytochrome: protein MTKTLAAIAAFLLIAGAAVYWNMPRPMSQADGGHMMTPPDTSSLEQGEAIAQVALPAELSSEAQIGKRMFEAKCAQCHGANAAGQNGVAPPLVHKIYEPSHHSDAAFVSAAQNGVRSHHWNFGDMPPVEGLTDADVKMIATYVRALQRENGIL, encoded by the coding sequence ATGACCAAGACCCTTGCCGCCATCGCCGCCTTTCTACTGATCGCAGGGGCCGCCGTGTATTGGAACATGCCCCGCCCCATGTCGCAGGCGGATGGCGGCCACATGATGACCCCGCCTGACACCTCCTCGCTGGAGCAAGGCGAAGCCATCGCTCAGGTCGCCCTGCCGGCGGAACTGTCGAGCGAGGCGCAGATCGGCAAACGCATGTTCGAGGCCAAATGCGCGCAGTGCCACGGTGCCAATGCCGCCGGGCAAAACGGTGTCGCGCCGCCGCTGGTGCATAAGATCTACGAGCCAAGCCACCATTCCGACGCCGCATTCGTCAGCGCGGCGCAGAACGGCGTGCGGTCGCATCACTGGAATTTCGGCGACATGCCCCCGGTCGAGGGGCTGACCGATGCCGATGTGAAGATGATCGCGACATATGTGCGCGCGCTTCAGCGGGAA